One stretch of Sander lucioperca isolate FBNREF2018 chromosome 13, SLUC_FBN_1.2, whole genome shotgun sequence DNA includes these proteins:
- the rnf167 gene encoding E3 ubiquitin-protein ligase RNF167: protein MAHLGVWCVEARLSVLIVVFCSVLVPSPTHAYIYAHYSNMTSMLFEDLPAFFGSPLPKDGLMGILVASRPLNGCTAIDPPPPLPLSYDVNTTKFIALIRRYECNFDIKVLHAQQAGYSAVIVHNMYSDTLLNMNYSNDTIAEEIEIPSVFTSYYASQILRNYIIPEQGAYVILKPEFAFPLSYYLIPFTGVVGMIILVMCVVLIIRCVQYRKRLRKNRLSKAQLKRIPIHKFRKGDDYDVCAICLDDYEEGDKLRVLPCSHAYHCKCVDPWLTQTKKTCPVCKQRVTRNNPEHSESESEEETGGRGGGEGTGGEADSERTPLLRPSNPGSPSGSPGAYSATTTTAQCLASPPHCDSPILAYEGYHSPTDDTDSDSDDAGEDRHHTDDDLAQLIGRDVVEI from the exons ATGGCTCACCTTGGTGTGTGGTGCGTAGAAGCTCGATTGAGTGTCCTTATAGTGGTTTTCTGCAGCGTACTGGTTCCCTCACCCACACATGCCTATATCTATGCT CATTATAGCAATATGACCTCCATGTTGTTTGAGGACCTGCCTGCCTTTTTTGGCTCCCCACTTCCTAAGGATGGACTAATG GGAATTTTGGTGGCGTCTCGTCCACTTAATGGCTGTACAGCAATAGACCCTCCCCCTCCATTGCCACTATCTTATGATGTCAACACCACCAAATTCATCGCTCTCATCAGACGCTATGAATGCAATTTTGATATAAAG GTCTTGCATGCACAGCAGGCTGGATACAGTGCTGTAATCGTTCACAACATGTACTCAGACACGCTGCTCAATATGAACTACAGCAATG acacTATTGCAGAGGAAATTGAGATCCCCTCTGTATTCACCAGCTACTATGCCTCCCAAATTCTCAGGAATTACATAATTCCAGAACAAGG GGCCTATGTGATCCTCAAGCCGGAATTTGCTTTTCCACTCTCCTACTACCTTATTCCATTCACTGGAGTAGTTGGCATGATCATTCTTGTGATGTGTGTCGTCTTG ATTATACGATGTGTACAGTACAGAAAAAGGCTGAGGAAAAATCGTTTGTCCAAGGCACAACTGAAGCGGATTCCAATCCACAAGTTCAGGAAAG GGGACGACTATGATGTGTGTGCAATCTGTCTGGATGATTATGAAGAAGGTGACAAGCTGCGAGTATTACCTTGTTCACATG CCTACCACTGCAAGTGTGTGGACCCGTGGCTTACACAGACCAAGAAGACGTGTCCTGTGTGCAAACAACGCGTCACTCGCAACAACCCAGAGCACTCCGAGTCCGAGTCTGAGGAGGAAACTGGAGGACGTGGGGGGGGAGAAGGAACGGGGGGCGAAGCAGACTCGGAGCGCACTCCTCTGCTCCGACCGTCCAACCCGGGGTCCCCCTCAGGGAGCCCAGGGGCCTATTCTGCCACCACCACTACTGCCCAGTGCCTCGCCTCCCCTCCACACTGCGACTCACCCATTCTGGCTTATGAAGGCTACCACTCCCCCACAGATGACACAGACTCAGACAGTGATGACGCAGGAGAGGACAGGCACCACACTGATGACGACCTGGCTCAGCTCATTGGTAGGGATGTAGTGGAGATCTGA